One Pelodiscus sinensis isolate JC-2024 unplaced genomic scaffold, ASM4963464v1 ctg34, whole genome shotgun sequence DNA segment encodes these proteins:
- the LOC102455224 gene encoding butyrophilin-like protein 9, with protein MATRWQLCVCSLGLLLLVPCALAEKVSLAGSRHPVMGFIGQDVVLPCQLSPAAGMPSMDVQWRKIDPEFIVVHEYLKEGTHELPGQGYQTRTELFLSEFHRGNISLKLKRLQVADAGQYRCFARSLEWSLDATTELRVTAVAPVFIHVLGLRSSGIELTCRSAGWFPKPELQWIDKNQQNLSTEIVTDMIQDKENLYSVESHVTVTEEDKGDISCIVRNSLLETERQSAIHLSSDVFPRVSPWLAAFWALFALVLIAAGACAYLRYTVKRKASQKKHSEEKSLLTLENEKKILETDRALTELGFRRARSYMVPVTLDTSHKHPELAVSEDGRRVCHKPPPSGLATSGILIAVGREGFVARRDHGGESGVFRWYWEVQVGDSLYWELGLLSATVRDQVRQEGLESFPKEGCWSLRRSGGRYHPSEADTVIQSWAVKPTVVGVFLDLKEGSLSFYSVNSMALILELPVTGSERLFPFLSPGHTVGPEQGKPLSICPHSNWDFPQTLMVSGGVCSGSSRK; from the exons ATGGCGACGCGATGGCAGCTctgtgtgtgcagcctggggctccTCCTCCTGGTGCCGTGTGCTCTCGCTG AGAAAGTCTCCCTGGCTGGCTCCCGGCACCCTGTGATGGGGTTTATTGGCCAGGATGTGGTGTTACCCTGCCAGCTCTCACCCGCAGCCGGGATGCCCAGCATGGATGTGCAGTGGAGGAAAATTGACCCAGAATTTATCGTGGTGCATGAGTACCTGAAAGAAGGTACCCATGAGCTGCCGGGGCAGGGTTACCAGACGCGGACAGAGCTATTCCTGTCGGAGTTCCACAGGGGGAACATCTCCCTGAAGCTGAAACGGCTCCAAGTGGCGGATGCTGGGCAATACCGGTGCTTTGCCAGGAGCCTAGAGTGGAGCCTGGATGCCACCACAGAGCTACGGGTCACAG CTGTGGCTCCTGTGTTCATTCATGTACTGGGCCTCCGAAGCAGTGGGATTGAGCTGACTTGTAGGTCCGCAGGCTGGTTCCCCAAACCCGAACTCCAGTGGATTGACAAGAATCAGCAGAATCTGTCAACAGAGATTGTGACTGACATGATTCAGGACAAGGAGAACCTGTACAGTGTTGAGAGTCACGTCACCGTCACTGAAGAAGACAAAGGAGACATCAGCTGCATCGTGCGGAATAGCCTGCTGGAGACGGAGCGACAATCGGCCATTCACCTCTCCA GTGATGTCTTCCCCCGGGTGTCTCCCTGGCTGGCTGCATTCTGGGCTTTGTTCGCTCTGGTTCTCATTGCTGCTGGAGCTTGTGCATACCTCAGATACACAG TGAAGCGAAAGGCCTCTCAAAAGAAACACTCTGAAGAGAAGTCTCTGTTAACTCTTG AGAATGAGAAGAAGATCTTGGAAACAG ACAGGGCGCTGACAGAGCTAG GTTTCAGGCGGGCTCGGAGCTACAtgg TTCCTGTCACCCTGGATACGAGCCACAAACACCCTGAACTCGCCGTGTCTGAGGATGGCAGAAGAGTCTGTCACAAACCCCCACCCTCAGGGCTGGCTACCTCGGGCATCCTGattgctgtggggagggaggggtttgtGGCCAGGAGGGATCATGGTGGGGAGAGTGGAGTTTTCAGGTGGTACTGGGAGGTGCAGGTGGGGGACAGCCTgtactgggagctggggctgctgagTGCAACTGTGAGGGATCAAGTGAGACAGGAGGGGCTGGAGAGTTTCCCCAAGGAGGGGTGCTGGTCTCTGAGGAGATCGGGGGGGCGGTATCACCCCAGCGAGGCTGACACTGTGATCCAGAGCTGGGCTGTGAAGCCGACAGTGGTTGGGGTGTTTCTGGATCTAAAAGAAGGGAGTCTCTCATTTTACAGTGTCAATTCAATGGCCCTGATCCTGGAGCTTCCTGTGACAGGTTCTGAGAGACTGTTCCCGTTCCTCAGCCCTGGTCACACTGTGGGGCCGGAGCAGGGGAAACCCCTCAGCATCTGCCCCCACAGCAACTGGGATTTCCCCCAGACATTAATGGTTAGTGGGGGTGTTTGTTCAGGGAGCTCTAGGAAATGA